In the SAR86 cluster bacterium genome, TTATTATGTAGTCATACTTATCATTAATGTCGGCTAGGTAATTTAATAGAGCTCTTTCTTGGTCTCCACCCCCTCTTAAGAATGATTCCGCAGCAATTAGTTCTGGGCCAGATGGCATAATATCGTAACCTAACTCTGTTCCAAAAATCACCTCACCTTGTGTTCCCATTAAAGCTACCGCAGAACCTTTGGTTTGATCACACTTTTTTATACCAGATCCGGTAGTGGCATTTGCCTGTGGATCAAGATCAACTAAGAGGACGGCTCTTTTCATTGCGCTCAGAGAGGCCGATAAATTTACGGCAGTGGTTGTCTTGCCAACGCCTCCTTTCTGGTTTGCTATAACTAATGTATTAACCATTGTTTTGTTCTGCTTCTATTGTAACCAAGATACGCGTCTTGTCTTTCGCTTTTGAAGGAAATTTATCAATTTTTTTTAAAAGGTAACCTTGTGGTATTTTTTCTTCACCAAACTGCTCTTGGGTCTTCATGAGCTTGAGCTCTACTCCTCTTTTTTGGAGTAAAGGGGCTGTTAAGCTAATTATAAATTCTGCAGAGCCTACTGCCCTACAGACTATGTCAAATGATTCAGGAAAGGTTTTTCTTTCTACTTTTTCGATCCTTTGATTTATGACATTAGTATTATCTAGTCCCAAGCGAGAAATGGTGCTTAATAAAAACGATGATTTTTTGGTGTTGCTTTCTATTAAATAGAAGTCCTTGTCTGGATTGGTAATTGCGAGAGGTATGCCTGGAAACCCGCCCCCACTACCCAAATCAACTATGTTTTTGTTTAACGAAGAGGAAATTATCAAAGAATCTGCTATGTGAGACTCGATGTTAAGAGCTTGTTTTTTGGATATTAAGTTGTGGGTTTTGTTCCATGCAATCAAATGAGCTTTATATTCTGCCAGCTGATTGGTTTGATCTTTACCCAACGGCCTGTCTTTCCTTTTTCAAGTAGATCATCAATAAAGAGATTGCTGCCGGAGTAACTCCGGGCAGTCTTGAGGCTCGGGCCAAACTTCCCGGCTTTGCTTCGGATAATTTTTGCTTTGCCTCGTTAGAAAGTCCAACAACTTTCTCGTAGTCTATGTGTTTTGGAATTGGTGTATTTTCATTTCGTTGGAGTCTCTCTATGTCAATTTTTTGTCTCTTTATGTAGCCCTCGTATTTAACAGAAGCTTCTATTTCATCAATAGCATTTGGGGCAAGTGTGATTTCCCCTTGTGGAAGGTGTGAATGAAGAACTTTGGGACGTTTTAACATTTCGAAAAGGCTAATATTGCTTGAAATGCTCTCACCTGTTTGTTTTTTTATTTTTTTAGCTTCGGGCGTGTTTGGTTTAAGTTTGTCTTTTTTTAATCTCAAAATTTCCTTGGTTGTTGCGTCTCTTTTTTCTTGATATTTTTGCCATAATAAGTCGGATACTATTCCTAGTTTTCTGCCCTTTTCTGTTAAGCGCATGTCTGCATTATCTTCTCTAAGTATCAGTCTATATTCCGCCCTGCTTGTAAACATTCTATAAGGCTCTTTTGTACCAAGACTTACCAGATCATCTATCAAAACCCCTATATAAGCTTCGTCTCTCTGAAGTTCGAATGCCTCTTGATTGGTTGCTCGAAGCGATGCGTTTATTCCTGCCATTATACCTTGAGCTGCTGCTTCTTCGTATCCTGTGGTTCCATTAATTTGACCTGCAAAAAATAAACCTGAAATTGCCTTTGTTTCTAATGAGTGTTTTAATCCTGTGGGATCAAAGAAATCATACTCTATTGCATACCCGGGTCTCACTATTTTTGCGTTTTCAAAGCCTTTAATTGATTTTATAAGCTCTTTTTGAGCACCAAAAGGTAAGCTTGTTGAAATACCGTTTGGATAAATAAGATCTGAATTGAGCCCTTCCGGCTCAGCGAATATCTGATGAGAGTCTCTTTCAGAAAATCTCATAACTTTATCTTCAATCGAGGGACAATACCTTGGTCCTATACCCTCGATCAGGCCCGAATACATGGGTGATTCGTCAAGGTGATTTAAT is a window encoding:
- the rsmG gene encoding 16S rRNA (guanine(527)-N(7))-methyltransferase RsmG, whose protein sequence is MGKDQTNQLAEYKAHLIAWNKTHNLISKKQALNIESHIADSLIISSSLNKNIVDLGSGGGFPGIPLAITNPDKDFYLIESNTKKSSFLLSTISRLGLDNTNVINQRIEKVERKTFPESFDIVCRAVGSAEFIISLTAPLLQKRGVELKLMKTQEQFGEEKIPQGYLLKKIDKFPSKAKDKTRILVTIEAEQNNG
- the mnmG gene encoding tRNA uridine-5-carboxymethylaminomethyl(34) synthesis enzyme MnmG, with the translated sequence MDKYDVIVIGGGHAGVEAAEVCSRFGVKTLLITHDKSKIGEMSCNPAIGGIGKSHLAKEVDALGGLMAKATDKAGIHYRVLNSTKGQAVRATRVQTDRELYRAAIQKFLSSSPNLTIIEGSVVDLDIKNSTILSVLTERGEKISSNSVILTTGTFLGGVMHTGLEQSSGGRIGDPSSDKLAQKLRGLNLKVGRLKTGTPPRLNKHSIDWSLLSPQPGDTPTPLLSYTSQASERPEQLNCYMTRTNPKTHQVILNHLDESPMYSGLIEGIGPRYCPSIEDKVMRFSERDSHQIFAEPEGLNSDLIYPNGISTSLPFGAQKELIKSIKGFENAKIVRPGYAIEYDFFDPTGLKHSLETKAISGLFFAGQINGTTGYEEAAAQGIMAGINASLRATNQEAFELQRDEAYIGVLIDDLVSLGTKEPYRMFTSRAEYRLILREDNADMRLTEKGRKLGIVSDLLWQKYQEKRDATTKEILRLKKDKLKPNTPEAKKIKKQTGESISSNISLFEMLKRPKVLHSHLPQGEITLAPNAIDEIEASVKYEGYIKRQKIDIERLQRNENTPIPKHIDYEKVVGLSNEAKQKLSEAKPGSLARASRLPGVTPAAISLLMIYLKKERQAVG